The DNA window AAATATTTTATGGTCAAGAGCAGCATTACAGAGTGGTTTTTTGTGGCTGAGTGAAGATGTGAAAGGTAGCAAAAAGAATGATCCCACCATCAGGCCGCATCAAAAAACACTTCAGAACCGGCACCCCGCATACAGCGCAGGCCTCTGAGTTTGCAGTGCATTCTTAAAACTTCCGGATCTCCCACGGCGGTGCCGAACTGCTCTAAAAGGGTATCCATGGAAGATACAAAAACGGCAGCATCCAGGCCTATTCGTTTGAGAAGGGGAGGGACTTTACGGCAGATACTCCCCCGCTTTTTGCGTTTAAGCTGTCTTCCTGTCCAGTCCACAAGTTCTGCATATTCATGGAAACCGAAGGGAATGGCAAAGGCCATATCCGTGAGATCATCAAAGGGGGCAAGGGAAGCTCTCGGTTTTTCCAGCTGAGTATCCGGGGATGCATCCGGTAGTGTGACGGAAGGCCGAGAAGAACAGGCATCCTTTGCCTTAAGGGCATCCAGCCTTTCCTTGATGGACGTAAAATCTGAGGTTTCAGGGGTTTCGGCCATGCCCGCACGAACAGGGTTGAGATCCACATAGGCCATGGCTGCCAGAATGGCCTTTTCATCGAGAAGGGCCTGACTTTTGAAACGTCCCTCCCAGAATCTGCCGGAAATTCCTTCCTCCTGATTGGCTTTTCTTGCAATGGACTCATTGAGCATCCTCATAAACCACGAAACATCATAAAGGCGGCTTCGGTAGATGCCAGCCAGCTCATTGAGCCTGAGCTGATCCGATGCGCTCAGGTCTTCGGTTTCTGAGAGGTAACGTCTCACCACATCCGGCCCCTTGAAAAGCTGCGTCCAGCGGGTGAAGACTTCACGATCCGACCAGAAAAGGGCACGGTTCTCATCCACACGCAGCACGATGTGGTAGTGGTTACTCATGACCGCATAGGCCGCCACATCAATGGAAAAGATGGCCGAAAGCTCCATGATACGCTCTGCAATCCAGCCCCGTCGGTGGTCAAAGTCCATGCCGGATTGCTTGTCCTTGCCACAGAGAAAGGCCCTGCGGACACAGCGGCAGACGCAGTGATACCATGGGGTGCTTTCAAGGCTGATAAGGGTGGATCGGGGATAGGTCATGTAGGCCCTCCTGTGAAAATTAGGATCTTGTTTTTAAAGGGAAAGATAGGGGATTTTGGAATGCGGGTCAAGAACGAAGTGGGTGTCCAGTGGTTGCAGTGGTTGCTCTGTGGTTTTAGAACGAAGTGGGTGTCTGTGTAGTTGGTTGCCGTATAGGCCGCCACGCCGTTACCTTTCCCTTCCTTCACGAATAATATCAACAATTTCCTTTGTGGAAATTTTAGCTTTAATGGTTGGAATGTCCAGAGGGGAATCAGAAATATTTTCAGGAATTAAAGCAAACGTGCGACCATCTTTTCTCCGAATGAGGACTTTACCGGAAGTTTCAGCCTGATCGAGAACAATCGCAAGCTTTTGTCTTGCTTCTGAATATGTGTAAATTTGCATTTTATGCCTCCAGTGTTGAGATTTTTAGACTTTTGGCAACGGCACACAACTTTGAGTCCAATGTCAGTAAGGGTGCTTTCTGTCTTAAGGCACAATCCAGAAAATAGGCATCATAGGCATAGATATTGGTTTTTTGAGATATTGTTACGGCATTTGCAAAATCGGTTTCAATATACCGAATCGGAATTTTTTTAAAAATTTCAAGCCCTTTTTCGGCCTCTGCAAGACTCACTCGCTTTTTTTAAACATTGCCGAAAACGCATTTCCAATTTCCCAAGGAATCGAACCTGGGCCAATGAGGGTATTTCCTCTTGTCAATTCAATAATTTTTTCTCGTTCAGGTTCATCTACTATGACTGCTATTATTGCTGAAGTATCGATTACGATCTCCATTATCAGCTCCAAAATATATGATTTTTGACAATTGTACAATTCTGATATGAGTTGTCAAGTGCAGAAGTGGAAGGTTCAATGCATGGGATGTCTTTTAAAGGTTAGGGTGGGAACAAAGACCAAGTAAAGACCAAGTGGGTGTCCTGTGGTTTGCTCTGGGACAGCATATCATGACCTGAAAAAAATAACGAAGTGGGTGTCCTGTGGTTGGCATCAGGCATAAATTCTCCCAAGAGAGG is part of the Desulfobotulus mexicanus genome and encodes:
- a CDS encoding transposase, with translation MTYPRSTLISLESTPWYHCVCRCVRRAFLCGKDKQSGMDFDHRRGWIAERIMELSAIFSIDVAAYAVMSNHYHIVLRVDENRALFWSDREVFTRWTQLFKGPDVVRRYLSETEDLSASDQLRLNELAGIYRSRLYDVSWFMRMLNESIARKANQEEGISGRFWEGRFKSQALLDEKAILAAMAYVDLNPVRAGMAETPETSDFTSIKERLDALKAKDACSSRPSVTLPDASPDTQLEKPRASLAPFDDLTDMAFAIPFGFHEYAELVDWTGRQLKRKKRGSICRKVPPLLKRIGLDAAVFVSSMDTLLEQFGTAVGDPEVLRMHCKLRGLRCMRGAGSEVFFDAA
- a CDS encoding type II toxin-antitoxin system Phd/YefM family antitoxin, which encodes MQIYTYSEARQKLAIVLDQAETSGKVLIRRKDGRTFALIPENISDSPLDIPTIKAKISTKEIVDIIREGRER
- a CDS encoding type II toxin-antitoxin system VapC family toxin: MSLAEAEKGLEIFKKIPIRYIETDFANAVTISQKTNIYAYDAYFLDCALRQKAPLLTLDSKLCAVAKSLKISTLEA